ACACCTCTCGTTCGGAGGCGTGAAGGCGATCAACGGCGTCTCCACCAACGTGACGAAGGGGGGGATCCACGCGATCATCGGGCCGAACGGTGCCGGGAAGACCTCGGTGTTCAACTGCATCTCCTGCGTCTACCGGCCCCAGAGAGGCTCCGTCTACTTCGAGGACCGGAAGATCACCGGGATGAAGCCGTATCAGATCGCGCGGCTCGGGATCGCCCGGACGTTCCAGAACATCGCCCTCTTCCACCACATGACCGTGCTCGACAACCTCATGCTGGGGAGACACCTGTTCCTGAAGCGGGGCGTTTTCTTCGGGGGGATCTATCTCGGGCCCGCCCGCAAGGAGGAGATCGAGAACCGGAAGATCGTCGAGGACATCGTCGATTTCCTCGAGATCGAGAACATCCGGAAAAAGCCCGTCGGGACACTCCCGTATGGCCTCCGGAAACGGGTCGAGCTCGGGCGCGCTCTCTCCCTCAAGCCGAAG
This genomic interval from Candidatus Deferrimicrobiaceae bacterium contains the following:
- a CDS encoding ABC transporter ATP-binding protein → HLSFGGVKAINGVSTNVTKGGIHAIIGPNGAGKTSVFNCISCVYRPQRGSVYFEDRKITGMKPYQIARLGIARTFQNIALFHHMTVLDNLMLGRHLFLKRGVFFGGIYLGPARKEEIENRKIVEDIVDFLEIENIRKKPVGTLPYGLRKRVELGRALSLKPKLLLLDEPMAGMNLEEKEDMARFILDINEEWGVTILLIEHDLSVVMDISHRVSVLDFGVKISEGEPSKVANDPHVIRAYIGEEDDFLRNLEAY